From the Bacteroidales bacterium genome, the window TAACCTTGAACTGGCCCGTGCGCGAACCATTGATAAGATAGAATCTATCCCGGAACTTTTCTACCAACGCTGGTTCCGATTGCTTGTTAACTCATATCATGCTGACGGTTGGGGAACGATAAGCATTGTTTTTTTGTTTTTATCACTCATACTGGCTGTGGTGTTTCTTATCACCGTCAGGCGATGGCTGCGGATTTTTTCATTTTACCTTGCGGCCCTGTTCCTTGTATTATCTCTTTCAACATTGGGGCTTGCCTACGTGCAGCAGCAACAGCTAACAGAAAAGCCTGAAGCAATTATTTTTGATCCTTCAGTAACTGTAAAAAGTTCTCCTTCCGATGCCAGCATTGATCTTTTTGTGATCCATGAAGGAACCAAAGTACTTATCACCGACCAGGTAGGGGAGTGGTATGAAGTACGCATAGCCAGCGGCAGCATCGGCTGGCTGAAAACGGATGTGGTGGAGAAAATCTGAACCTGGAGTTTTTTGCATGAACACAGCCACTGTTCAAAAGTGCCTAATACGGTTTTGAACCAATTACCCATTTCATAATTGATTCGCACTTTCCCGGAAGATTATTTATCTATTTTAGCAGTGCGAATAAAAGAAGCCTGATCCGAGGCTGTTTTGATTTTTAGCTGTTGTAATATTATGAAGAAAATCATCCTCATTTCTTGTGTCAGTAAAAAGCTTGAGCACAAAGCCAAAGCAAAAGACCTATACATCAGTCCCTTGTTCGTAAAGAATCTGCAATATGCAGAAACACTTAATCCAGATCAGATTTATATTCTTTCGGCAAAATACGGTTTGCTGCATCTCAATGATGAGATTGAATCATATGATGTTACGCTTAACAATATGTCCACTCTCCAAATAAGGGAATGGGCTGAGGGGGTTTTGAATCAATTAAGACTGGTAACTGATTTAGAATACGATGAATTCATATTTCTTGCCGGCAACAACTACAGAAAGTACTTACTACCACATCTAAAGCACTATAATTTACCGATGGAAGGTTTGAGCATTGGCAAGCAACTGCAATGGCTTACAAAAAATATCCGCCATGAGTAATCATTGTCAGGTTTTGCATCAGTTTTTTAATGGCAGGAAAAGATTTTCATTCCCTTTTGATGAAAGCCAATTGCCTCTAAATGGTATCTACATCTTGTTTGAAAAAGGAGAACACGCTCATGATGGAGACCGGATCACCCGCATCGGT encodes:
- a CDS encoding tetratricopeptide repeat protein encodes the protein MMTARKYIQIIGLVLFWVLIVSLWPIKSSIANPEPETIKQANLEYAAGFYDHALELYLSVIEAGYVSPELYYNLGNTYFKLNRIPEAILNYERAMKLDPGDENTQFNLELARARTIDKIESIPELFYQRWFRLLVNSYHADGWGTISIVFLFLSLILAVVFLITVRRWLRIFSFYLAALFLVLSLSTLGLAYVQQQQLTEKPEAIIFDPSVTVKSSPSDASIDLFVIHEGTKVLITDQVGEWYEVRIASGSIGWLKTDVVEKI